One Shewanella sp. MR-4 DNA window includes the following coding sequences:
- a CDS encoding dipeptidase — MELPQFNCTSLYRRFSYSLLAAALWTSTQAAASPITLSQDALKVADYAVSTYDAQMVESLAHLISFNTQAVEGQTPDTNPAFIGFKSSLKSLSQELGLDYADHGYVVLIGLDANVVDAQRSQVEKLGIVTHGDVQPANPALWAKSPYVLDTESEPGKLIGRGTEDDKGAIVTAMYAMKAIKDKQLKREKRIELLVYLAEESDWDPLKAFLAHYTPAQMNITIDAEYPVVTAEKGWSKIGFTVPNLELTQEQGAAANVPSLTAFSGGYFASQVPQQAEAKVHAITPSLFEKLQTSATNQQGMKYRFERTCEQVVCDLHIFADGKAAHSSTPEDGVNAVTHLAALLQPYTWPKTTAALTVAAMNELVGLGIYAEQFGELAYKDDFMGALTLAPTVVAQTSKGTEVTINLRRPVGKTPELLSAQAKDALNKWQAEHQVTLIDVESYWGEPMVMKDAPHQQTLLDVFAHFTGIASPKPVAIGGSTNSKLFPNALSFGPAMPGVEYTGHTEKEFITHKQFMLNLKMYTAAFIELTAAK, encoded by the coding sequence ATGGAATTGCCTCAGTTTAACTGTACGAGCCTCTATCGTCGTTTTTCTTATTCCCTATTAGCCGCTGCGCTGTGGACATCGACGCAAGCTGCAGCATCGCCAATCACGCTTAGCCAAGATGCGCTTAAGGTGGCCGATTATGCGGTGAGCACCTATGACGCGCAGATGGTCGAGAGTCTGGCGCATTTAATCAGTTTTAATACCCAAGCGGTGGAGGGGCAAACGCCCGATACCAACCCTGCCTTTATTGGTTTTAAGTCGAGTTTAAAAAGCTTGAGCCAAGAACTCGGGCTCGATTATGCCGATCACGGTTATGTGGTGCTGATAGGTCTCGATGCCAATGTTGTCGATGCCCAACGCTCACAGGTTGAGAAATTGGGCATCGTCACCCACGGCGATGTGCAACCCGCCAATCCCGCGCTATGGGCCAAGAGCCCCTATGTGCTGGATACCGAGTCTGAACCTGGCAAGTTGATAGGTCGCGGCACTGAAGATGATAAAGGCGCGATTGTCACCGCCATGTATGCGATGAAGGCCATCAAAGATAAACAACTCAAACGGGAAAAACGCATTGAACTGTTGGTGTATTTAGCCGAAGAGTCCGATTGGGATCCGCTAAAGGCCTTTTTAGCCCATTACACCCCAGCGCAGATGAATATCACCATAGATGCTGAGTATCCTGTGGTTACCGCCGAAAAGGGTTGGAGTAAGATTGGCTTTACTGTACCGAATCTCGAGTTAACGCAGGAGCAGGGCGCGGCAGCGAATGTTCCGAGCCTAACGGCATTTTCCGGCGGCTATTTTGCAAGCCAAGTACCACAGCAAGCCGAGGCTAAAGTTCATGCCATCACCCCAAGCTTGTTTGAAAAATTACAAACTAGCGCCACCAACCAGCAGGGGATGAAGTATCGATTCGAGCGAACTTGCGAGCAGGTCGTGTGCGACTTGCATATTTTTGCCGACGGTAAGGCGGCCCATTCCTCCACACCAGAAGATGGGGTGAATGCCGTGACGCATTTGGCCGCATTACTGCAGCCATACACTTGGCCAAAAACCACGGCAGCACTCACTGTGGCTGCCATGAATGAGTTAGTGGGGTTGGGGATTTATGCCGAGCAGTTTGGCGAGCTGGCCTATAAAGATGATTTTATGGGCGCTTTAACGCTTGCCCCCACTGTCGTTGCGCAAACGAGCAAAGGGACGGAAGTCACCATTAATTTACGTCGCCCTGTGGGCAAAACGCCTGAGTTACTCTCAGCCCAAGCCAAGGACGCGCTGAACAAATGGCAAGCTGAGCATCAAGTGACACTCATCGACGTAGAAAGTTATTGGGGCGAGCCTATGGTGATGAAGGATGCACCGCATCAACAGACCTTACTCGATGTATTTGCCCACTTTACCGGCATAGCATCTCCCAAACCTGTGGCCATTGGCGGCTCAACCAACAGTAAATTATTCCCCAACGCCTTAAGTTTTGGCCCCGCCATGCCGGGCGTGGAATACACTGGCCACACGGAGAAAGAATTTATTACCCATAAACAGTTTATGCTGAATCTGAAAATGTACACCGCCGCCTTTATTGAGTTAACTGCTGCAAAATAG
- a CDS encoding GFA family protein, producing the protein MSVCKLKGRCHCGNITADIELTSPPAALNPRACDCDFCREHGAAYISDPKGKLTLSVNEPSLLGRYHQGSGTADFLFCRQCGVLVGVSFQQAQNIYATINANIIKEAGFGDTCSASPKKLSTAEKIARWQAVWFSDVRINA; encoded by the coding sequence ATGTCTGTTTGTAAACTGAAAGGTCGCTGTCATTGTGGCAATATCACCGCTGATATTGAACTCACCTCACCACCCGCAGCATTAAATCCTCGCGCATGTGATTGCGATTTCTGCCGTGAACATGGTGCTGCTTACATTTCCGACCCTAAAGGCAAACTCACTCTCTCTGTGAATGAACCTTCTTTGTTAGGCCGATATCATCAAGGCAGTGGTACTGCTGATTTTCTCTTTTGTCGTCAATGCGGCGTATTAGTCGGTGTGTCTTTTCAACAAGCTCAAAATATTTACGCCACCATCAATGCGAATATCATCAAAGAGGCTGGTTTTGGTGATACCTGTTCTGCGTCTCCCAAGAAACTCTCCACCGCTGAAAAAATTGCGCGTTGGCAAGCGGTTTGGTTTTCTGATGTTCGCATTAACGCATAG
- a CDS encoding Imm41 family immunity protein translates to MQELERNIPGHSNWEGSFFERLTEYGEWDHKAFWLLHRELVELAQLADENPVDRNLAYMLLYLQQRVLNLVAAHFAENDVFKITNLKGEQLYEFKERFDMAVLGVITGEVLPESSFDLVNPLLNNA, encoded by the coding sequence GTGCAAGAACTAGAAAGAAATATACCCGGCCATTCAAATTGGGAAGGCTCTTTCTTCGAAAGACTCACCGAGTATGGAGAATGGGATCACAAGGCCTTTTGGCTACTGCATCGAGAACTGGTCGAGCTAGCCCAGTTAGCTGATGAAAATCCGGTAGATCGTAACCTTGCATATATGCTCCTATATTTACAACAAAGAGTGCTTAATTTAGTTGCAGCACATTTTGCCGAGAATGATGTTTTTAAAATCACAAATCTAAAAGGTGAGCAACTTTACGAGTTCAAGGAAAGGTTTGATATGGCAGTATTAGGCGTTATTACTGGTGAGGTTTTACCCGAGTCATCTTTTGACTTGGTTAACCCTCTGCTAAACAATGCTTAA